CGGGTCCCAGTACGAGAGATAGGGGTCAATACCCCAGGGCCGGACCTCGAGGAGCCCGACGAAGAGTTCGTGGGCAACGGCCAGACGGCGCGCGGTCTCGCCGGGATCGTGGGCGATCTCGGGCGTTTGGATCTTCTCCAAATCGTCCTCGGTTTGAAACTGGTTCATGTACCGGTGGCCCACCACGTCGTTGGCGGGGTCGGTAGCGACAGTATCTTCCCGCACGGTGACGCCGAATCCGGAATTGTGGACGGCCTTGGGCACCCGAATGAACGGTTCGACCACCATGTCGGCCCGGAAATGGTTCCATTGGTACAGGGTGCGGCGAAGGCCGGCTTCGTACCCGCGGCACTCCGGGTCCGTGCATCGCAGCGCCAATTCTTCGCTGTCGATTTCGTTCCAGGCGACTTGGTCAATCATCACCATGGGCCGTACCGGGTCGAGCGCATTCAATCTGCGCCAGAGGGCGCGCTTCTCCTCCTGCACCGGCAGCGCGGCGGCCTCGGCCACCCGTTTTGCCAGTTGGCGGATTATGTTCACATCTTCCTTGTTCAGCATGGCCGGTCCCACCGTTTTCCTCGCTTGCCGCATGCGTGCCGCGGATCATATGCGCCCTGACGAGCCTATCACGCAATCCCCCGGGTTCGCCAGCTCCTGCGGCGGGCATGGGCAGTTTGCAAACGGGCTGGCCGCGCCGTATCCTGACACCTCCTTAATGGTGTAACAACACGTATGGGGAAGCCGGTGCGCTGCGTTGTCTCGCAGCGCCGCGGCGCCGTGCGGATGGAGGAGATCGCCATGCCGAAGACCAATGGCAAGTACCGCTTTTCATTTGGCCCATGGAATATCGACGAAGGCGCCGACCCGTTCGGGCCGCAGGTGCGCCTCCCCATTGCCATGGCCAAGAAGTTCAGGGCCGCGAAGCAAATGGGGTTTCACGGCATCCAGTTTCACGATGACGATGTCGTGCCGAATCTCGACAGCAAATCCCATTCACAAATCATGAAGGAAGCGAAGGCGATCAAGCGCAGACTCGACGACGAAGGCCTCAAGGCCGAGTTCGTTGCGCCGCGCATGTGGTTCGCCCCGCAAACGATCGATGGCGCCTACACCAACAACAACCCCCGCGACCGCAAATACGCCATCGACCGGACCAAGGTCTGCATCGACATCAAGAACGCGCTCGATGCGTCGTGGGTGGTCATGTGGCTGGCGCGCGAAGGCACGTACATCCGCGAAGCGAAGAGCGCCCGCAAACAAGTGCTCCAAATCGTCGAGGCGTTCAACATTTTCCTCAATTACGATCCCAAACTGAAGATCCTCGTCGAACCCAAACCCAACGAGCCCATGGACAGCGCCATCATCTCGACCATCGGCCACGCCGTGGGACTCGGCTATATGACCTGCGACCCCGCGCGCATGGGCGTACTGGTCGAAACCGCTCACTCAATTCTCGCCGGACTCGACCCGTCAGACGACATGGGCTACGCGCTCGCCCACGACAAGCTGTGGAGCGTGCACCTTAACGACCAGGGCGGCCTCAAATTCGACCAAGACAAGTCGTTCGGCTCCTATAACCTCCGCCGTGCGTTCAACCAGGTGCGCGTGCTCGAAGAATACGGTTACGGCCGCAAAGGAGAATGGGTCGGCCTCGATGTCAAGACCATGCGCACCCAGAAGCAGAACGTGTCGATGAAACACCTTGCCAACAGCCTCAACACGTTCAAGATGCTGCTCGACAAGGTCGTCACCCTCGATCGCGAGCTCGAGGCACAGCTCATCAAGGCGCGCGACTACGAGGAACTAGACCGGTATATCCTCTGCCATCTCATGGGCGTGAGGTACTAGAAAACGCGACGCAGGACCATCGGGGCCGGCCCGCCTGGCTGCGCGGCAGACGCGGGCCGGCCTCGGATCATGCGATAGACTTTGCCCCTCTTCGCGCGGGTCGATTGCACACCCGCACGGCGTATGGCAGAATGGGCCTGTTTCTATTACCAGGAAAATCAAAGGGGATTCTCATGCCTGCCAAGAGACGCGCGCAAAAGAAGCCAGCCGTTGTCAATACCTCCATCAAACCCATCACGAACGAAACGGAACTCGATGAATTGCTGTCGACGCCCGCCCCCGGGCTGATCGATTTCATGGGCAAACTCAAGGGTGACCTGCTCGTTCTCGGGACGGGCGGCAAGGTCGGGCATACCATGGCCCGCATGGCAACGCGCGCCGTCAAGGCATCGGGCGTCAAGCGCAGGGTCATCGGCGTAGACACATTCCCCGCCGATGAGGTGCGGAAGAAACTCGACAAGCTCGGCGTCGAAACCCACAAGGCGGACCTCATGAAGCCGGGCGTGCTCGAGCAGTTGCCGGACGCCGAGAACGTGCTCTACATGGTCGGTCTCAAGTTCGGTTCGACCGGCACCGAGTGGAACACGTGGGCCATCAACACCTATCTCGCGGGACTGTGCGCGCAGCGCTACAAGAAATCGCGCATCGTGTCCTTTTCTTCCGGCAACATTTATCCGTTTCTGCCGGTAGGCAGCGGCGGCGCGACCGAGGAGACGCCCACGGCCCCGCTGGGCGAGTACGCCATGACCACGCTCGGGCGCGAACGCATGTTCGACTACGTCGCGAACCACGAGGGCGCCAAAGTGCTGCAATTCAGGCTCAACTACGCCGCCGAGCTGCGCTACGGCATTGTCCACGATGTCGCCACGAAGGTCTGGAACGGCGTGCCGGTCGACGTCTCGATGGGCCATGTGAACGTCGTATGGCAGGGGTACGTCTGCAACGTCGCTCTCCAGTGTTTCGGGTTGGCAGAGTCCCCCGCGCGCATCTTGAACGTCGCCGGACCCGAAACAGTCTCGATCCGCTGGATGGCCGGCCGGCTCGGGAAGCTCATGGGCAAGGAACCAAGAATTGTGGGCGAGGAATCGCCGAACGCGCTGCTGAACAACGCGGCGCCCTGCCACAAACTGTTCGGATATCCGCAGGTGAGTGTCGACAAGATGATCGAGTGGGTGGCGTACTGGGTGGCGAGCGGCGGAGCAAGCCTCGGCAAACCGACCCATTACGAAACCCGCGATGGGAAGTTCTGACATGGCCAATCCAATGCCGTCCCAAGAGGTTCTCGACATCGTTCGCCGGGGCACGGTGATTCCCGCGCACCCACTGGCCTTGACCAGAGACGGGGCGTTCGACGAGCGGCATCAGCGCGCCCTGACACGCTACTACTGCGCCGCGGGCGCGGGCGGCCTGGCGGTCGGGGTCCACACCACGCAGTTCGAGATTCGCCAGCCCCAGCACGGCCTGTTCAAGCCGGTGCTCGAGCTCGCGAAGGAAACCGCCGATGCGTGCGCCGCGTCCCTCGGACGCCCGGTCGTCCTGGTGGGCGGCATTTGCGGCAAGACGCCCCAGGCACTCGAGGAAGCGGCGTTTCTCAAGGAAACCGGTTACGACGCCGGCCTGCTCAGTCTCGCGGCGTTGAAACAAGAAACCGTGCCGGAGCTGATCGCCCACTGCAGAGCTGTGGCTGAGCTCATGCCGCTCATGGGATTCTACTTGCAGCCCGCTGTCGGCGGACGCCTCTTGCCCGCGGGTTTCTGGCGTCAATTCGCCGAAATCGAGAACGTCGTGGCCATCAAGATGGCCCCGTTTAACCGGTACCAAACGTTCGACGTAGTGCGCGGCGTGGCTGAAGCCGGCCGGGCCGGAGATATCGCCCTGTACACCGGCAACGACGACAACATCATCGTGGACCTGCTCACTCCCTACCACGTCCGCGTCGGCGCGGAAACCGTGGCCGCCCGCATCGCAGGCGGTTTGCTGGGCCACTGGGCATGCTGGACCAGGACCGCGGTCGCACAGCTCAACCAGTGCCACGCCATCGTGAAGGCGGCATCCGGCGTTCCCGAGGAGATGCTGACTCAGGCGGCCGAGGTCACCGACTGCAATGCGGCCTTCTTCGACGCCGCCAACGCATTTGCCGGATGCATTGCGGGCATTCACGAGGTGCTGGCGCGCCAGGGATTGATGGCTGCCACCCGATGCCTCAACCCGAAAGAGGTCCTTTCCCCGGGACAGAGCCGCGAAATCGACCGCGTATACAACGCCTACCCCCATCTGAATGACGACGCTTTCGTCAAGCGGCATCTCGACGAATGGCTGGCGTAAGGGGTCGCGCCCGTGTGGGGCCGCCCGTGTGGGATCGGCGCCCTCGCCGGTCAAGGCAGCGCGGACGCCTCCTAGTGATGGTTCCCGCCCGCCTCTGATTCCGTCTGCTCCGTCTGCTCCTCCCTCTTTTCGCGGCGGCGGCGAGAGACTATGTGGAAGTACAGCACTTCTGATGCACCCATGGCGGCACATACAAACGTAAACGCGACTCCGAAGCGTGGGACGTAATATGGGGGCCCAAATGCATCATAAAAGAGCAACAGAAGCAGGTTGATGAACAGAGCCGTGGTTATCATCGTCCCCATAATGCCGCTTGCGACCGCTCCCATCACTCCGGGTGTCCTTGGATAAAAGAGCAAGCGGTAAAGGGCCACGCTTATGCCTCCCCCGAGCGCCATGCTCAAGGAGACCCATATCAGGACGAAGACTTTTGTCCACATCGCCGGCTTCTCGCCTCAACCGGTGGCCCCGGACGCACGGGCGCGTCAAGGCCGCCAAGTTTTCATGATACACCCGGCGGCGCGCCGTCAACGCATGGAATCACGATACTCCGTTATCAGCCGTGTGAGGACGACTTGAACCGGTGTTTGTAGAGCACATAGAACGACCAGTTGTTGAGATCGTCGCTGTTCTCACAGAAGAACAAGTATCCTGCCGCCAGCACCAGATCGTCTTGCTTGGTGAGCGGCACATCCACGCCGGCGCGCGGACTGAAATAGAACGGCTTTGTGCGCTGCTTTTCCACGATTCGGGGATCGAAACTGGTAAGGGGGAGATCAATTTTCACGACTGCTTCCGTGCTCAGGTCCAGGTATGCCCCAATGCCGCCCACGAACGGCCGCGTCCCTCTCAGCGAACGCCGGAAACGTTCCATCGCCCCCTCGCTCGGCTCGTAGACCGACTGGCCCCACGGGTAATACAAAATCCCCGTCGAAGCAAACCAGAATTTCCGCGAGAAATCTACGTGAAACATCGCGGGGATGCCCAAGGGATAATAGCGATCCTCATTGCGCACGGTCCCGAGAGACCCTCCGAACGTACACATCCACACCCACTTCGGGCTCAGCTCGCGGCCAAAACCGGCGTGCACGTCCCACAGACGGAGTTCGTCACGCCAATCCAGAAACGTCCGCGGCTCTTCCCAGCGCGGGAGAAGCTTCCCGAAAATGCCGTTGATCTGGCGGTCGATCTGCGCCTCGGAAGCCTCCAGCCGTGGCTGCACGTTCGCCATGCCAAAGACCACGAACCATTTCGAGAGCTCTTCCGTGCCGGCGCCCAGGGCTTCGGGAGCCGATGCCGCGCTGTCTCCCTCTTGATTCCCCATCTCGGCATGGCTCAAGGCGGCACAGACGAGCACTCCGAACAGAAGCAATCCCCGAAGACCCAGCGTCCGCGCGTATGAGCATACCATCCCGTAGAATCCTTTTCGCTTGCTGGAAAGACCCGTCTCCCTGGGAAAGCGAACGCCACGTCCCCCACGCCTATGGTAACGGTCTTCGCGGATTATATCAATCATTCGAGAACCCGGCCGCTCATCTCAACGGGTTTCGTTCTTCACGCCGTGACATGCGTCACCCCTCGCGCGTGTCAATACACCACGGCGCTGTATCAATTGCGGGACATCGGCGGAGGAGATGCCGTCGTAGCGGCGCCCGTCCCGTTCGGAGGCGGCGGCGCGGCTTTTACCTCGACCGTGTCGTCCGCGACGGCGCGCACCACATACGCGTAACGGCCGCGGGGAAGGCCTTGCTCGTGGGTGATGGCCTGAAAGATCACCGGCTCCTCGTCTTCGTCCGCAACGAAACGCAGGGCGACAGCTCCCGAACCGATTCCGCCTCCAGGAATGGTAATGGTGACGGGAGCGACCCGCCCCACGGCGTCCTGCGGGGTCCACCGCCGCTTCTGCGCCTCCCGCACTTCACGCCGGTGGGCCAGCCAGATGTCCACTGCAAAGGTCACGGCCCCGATGAGCAGCGCCAGCGATTTCACATGGAACCGCAGCAGGAGAAAGGTGAGCAGCAGACCGCCCAGCCCAAACGCCGTAAGGGTGACCACGACCGTGCGGAATGATATGCCTTCGACAAAACTATGCACGTCGCGGTGCTGGCGATGATACACCGCGTCTATTATGTCCCCCACATTGAAATTGAAAAAGCGTTTCTTGTGTTTGGTGGTGAGCTCTTCGCCAATCACCAACAGCGACATCATGGCGCCGATAAGCCCGAATGCCGCATACAACTGTACCCAGTCACCGAACATGATACGACAACCTTTCTGTTCAAGGATTATTGACGCGTCCGGCTCTTCTTCTTCCCGCATGTTGTTGAGAGTTCGTTTATTCAGCAAGGGGACGCGTGGGCGGCAGCCAGAAATTCCTGTTCTTACACAGAAGACCACGAAAAGGGGGCGGCCGCCTTCAGCCGGACACACCTCCACGCTGCCTATGAATTCCCCGCATATGCCGAAAGTTCCCGCAGACTGGTCAGGACAATCCAGACGGAAGTCCCGCAATCAGGAAAGTGCGGACTGCGCGACGGAGGCCAGACGGCAAGAACCCGCCGCTTGCTCTTCACGACGAAGCTGGGCAAAAGCTTGCGCGGCGCATGTGGGACAGTATCCGTGACTGACGGGCTCATCCGGCAGCAACGCGCCGCGCGGTTCACACCACCGTTTGCCGACGCGAATCTGTTTGCAGACACAACATTGTACGGTCATTTGTTCAACCTCGTTCGGGTGTGTGGCAGTGCTTCGATGCCTTCCTTCGTGAAGCATCTACCATGCCAGCAGCGGGGTTCGGCAACGACTTCTGTGTAACTACTTTCAAATAAATGAGTTGCTATATACAGGCAGGCCAGGAACGGTTTGAGGATTTCATAGTTTGCGCTGTTTCAAACAAGGAAAAAGGTGCCGGGTTCATGCCAAGAAATGGCGCCCCGCCGGGGTATGGGGGCGGGGATGCCCGATTTCGAGCAGCGCATGAGCAGAGCAATCCGGCGCTCGCCGCTTGAAACTGGAATGCCTTTCAGAGTATACAGCGGGAGGAGAAATGTATCGTCCCCGGGGCGTTGACCGTTTTATGATCGAATTGACCGGTATCACGAAGTACTATGGGCAGATTCCTGCCGTCGAGGACGTATCGTTCTCGGTGGGGGCCGGCGAGATCATCGGGTTCCTGGGACCTAACGGGGCCGGCAAGACCACTACCTTGCGCATCCTCACGGGATTTACCTGGGCTTCCCGCGGCTCGGCGAAGATTGCTGGGCACGACATCAACCAACACCCCATCGAGGTAAAGCGGCGCGTGGGCTATCTCCCCGAGAACGTGCCGCTGTACCGCGAAATGGTTGTGCGCCGATTCCTGGCATATGTTGCGGAAATAAAAGGGCTTAGAGGCAAGAAACGGTCTCACGAGGTCTCCCGCGTAATGGAACGTTGCGGATTGGCGCATATGGCCGGGCGGACCATCGGCAATTTGTCTAAGGGCTATCGGCAACGCGTGGGCCTGGCCCAGGCGCTTATCGGCAACCCTCCCGTATTGGTCCTCGACGAACCCACCGTCGGACTCGACCCGCGGCAGATCATCGAGATTCGCGAGATGATCAAGTCTCTGGCCAACGAGCACACGGTACTTCTCAGCACGCACATCCTTCCCGAAGTCGCCATGGTCTGCGAGCGGGTCGTGATCATCAACCGCGGCCGCATTGTTGCCCAAGACAGCATGGAAAACCTCGCGGGCGTCAGCGGAGACAAACGCATTTTCGACGCGGACATCCTGGGCGACGAAACCGCCGTCCGCATCACGCTGTCCCAAGTGCATGGCGTACGCGACGTGGCGGCCGAGACAAAAGGCCGCTACCGCATCACGACGGACCCCGATGA
This sequence is a window from Candidatus Hydrogenedentota bacterium. Protein-coding genes within it:
- a CDS encoding dihydrodipicolinate synthase family protein, coding for MANPMPSQEVLDIVRRGTVIPAHPLALTRDGAFDERHQRALTRYYCAAGAGGLAVGVHTTQFEIRQPQHGLFKPVLELAKETADACAASLGRPVVLVGGICGKTPQALEEAAFLKETGYDAGLLSLAALKQETVPELIAHCRAVAELMPLMGFYLQPAVGGRLLPAGFWRQFAEIENVVAIKMAPFNRYQTFDVVRGVAEAGRAGDIALYTGNDDNIIVDLLTPYHVRVGAETVAARIAGGLLGHWACWTRTAVAQLNQCHAIVKAASGVPEEMLTQAAEVTDCNAAFFDAANAFAGCIAGIHEVLARQGLMAATRCLNPKEVLSPGQSREIDRVYNAYPHLNDDAFVKRHLDEWLA
- a CDS encoding TIM barrel protein codes for the protein MPKTNGKYRFSFGPWNIDEGADPFGPQVRLPIAMAKKFRAAKQMGFHGIQFHDDDVVPNLDSKSHSQIMKEAKAIKRRLDDEGLKAEFVAPRMWFAPQTIDGAYTNNNPRDRKYAIDRTKVCIDIKNALDASWVVMWLAREGTYIREAKSARKQVLQIVEAFNIFLNYDPKLKILVEPKPNEPMDSAIISTIGHAVGLGYMTCDPARMGVLVETAHSILAGLDPSDDMGYALAHDKLWSVHLNDQGGLKFDQDKSFGSYNLRRAFNQVRVLEEYGYGRKGEWVGLDVKTMRTQKQNVSMKHLANSLNTFKMLLDKVVTLDRELEAQLIKARDYEELDRYILCHLMGVRY
- a CDS encoding NAD-dependent epimerase/dehydratase family protein; this encodes MPAKRRAQKKPAVVNTSIKPITNETELDELLSTPAPGLIDFMGKLKGDLLVLGTGGKVGHTMARMATRAVKASGVKRRVIGVDTFPADEVRKKLDKLGVETHKADLMKPGVLEQLPDAENVLYMVGLKFGSTGTEWNTWAINTYLAGLCAQRYKKSRIVSFSSGNIYPFLPVGSGGATEETPTAPLGEYAMTTLGRERMFDYVANHEGAKVLQFRLNYAAELRYGIVHDVATKVWNGVPVDVSMGHVNVVWQGYVCNVALQCFGLAESPARILNVAGPETVSIRWMAGRLGKLMGKEPRIVGEESPNALLNNAAPCHKLFGYPQVSVDKMIEWVAYWVASGGASLGKPTHYETRDGKF
- a CDS encoding ABC transporter ATP-binding protein, producing the protein MYRPRGVDRFMIELTGITKYYGQIPAVEDVSFSVGAGEIIGFLGPNGAGKTTTLRILTGFTWASRGSAKIAGHDINQHPIEVKRRVGYLPENVPLYREMVVRRFLAYVAEIKGLRGKKRSHEVSRVMERCGLAHMAGRTIGNLSKGYRQRVGLAQALIGNPPVLVLDEPTVGLDPRQIIEIREMIKSLANEHTVLLSTHILPEVAMVCERVVIINRGRIVAQDSMENLAGVSGDKRIFDADILGDETAVRITLSQVHGVRDVAAETKGRYRITTDPDDRMGVLLTAALVRANHGVENLRERTRTLEDVFIEAIGADEGDAP